The DNA window TGGCTCGACGGCTGGCTGGAGGCCAGGATCGGGCCGCCGGCGGCCACCTTCAGGATGGACGGCGGCGCGCACGGCGGGGCCGGCGGGCGCGGCGAGCCCGCCGTGTACGGCGACGCCCGCGTCAACGACTACCCGGGCCGCGGCGAGGCGCCGGTGCTGCTGCTGGCCCACTACGACACGGTCTGGCCCGCCGGGACGCTGGCCGGCTGGCCGTTCACCGTGGACGGCGACCTCGCCACGGGCCCCGGCGCGTTCGACATGAAGGCGGGCCTGGTCCAGCTCGTGTGGGCGCTGCGCGCGCTGGACGCCGCCTGCCTGCCGCGCCCGCCGGTGCGGCTGCTGCTCAACGGCGACGAGGAGATCGGCAGCCCCCTGTCGCGCCCGCTCATCGAGGAGTCCGCCAGGAGCGCCGCCGCGGTGCTCGTCTTCGAGGCGAGCGCGGACGGCATGCTGAAGACGGCGCGCAAGGGCGTCGGCATCTTCCACCTGTCCATCACCGGCGTCGAGGCGCACGCCGGGCTCGAACCCGACAAGGGCGCCAGCGCCATCGACGAGCTGGCCAGGGCCGTGCGCCACCTGCACGACCTCGCCGACCCGGACGCCGGCACCACGCTCAACGTCGGCGTCGTGTCGGGCGGCACCGGCTCCAACGTGGTCGCCGGGGCGGCCCACGCGGAGGTGGACGTCCGGGTGGCCAGCCAGGCGGAGGCCGGCCGGATCGGGGCGGCGCTCGCCACGCTTCGGCCCCACGACGGGCGGGCCTCGTTCGAGGTGCGGGGCGGCTGGAACCGGCCGGTGATGGAGCGCGGCCCCGGCACCGCCCGGCTGTTCGCCCTGGCCCGCGAGGTGGCCGCCGAAATGGGGGTGGAGCTGCGGGAGTGCGCGGTCGGCGGGGCCAGCGACGGCAACTTCGCCGCCGCGCTCGGCGTGCCCGTCCTGGACGGCCTCGGCGCGGTCGGCGAGGGCGCGCACGCCCGTCACGAGTACGTGAGCGTCGCCGGAATGCTGGAACGGTCCGCGCTGACCGCGGGCCTGCTCCACGCCCTGGCCGTGCGCTGATCCGCGGAGGGGCCCCGTCCGGGCCCCTCCGCCACCTGCTGAAGGGGCGCTTGTACACTCTTGGGGTTTCTCGGGGGAAATCGGGGGAGTGGCGCGTGCCGCTGGAGCAGGTCCTGGTGTTGCTCGCCGCGGCGGCGGGCGCCGGCTGGATCGACGCCGTCGTGGGCGGGGGCGGGCTGGTGCAGCTGCCCGCCATCATGATCACGGGACTGCCGCCCGTGGAGGCGATGGCGACCAACAAGCTGTCGTCGGTGTTCGGCACCGCCTCGGCGGCCGTCGCCTACACCCGCTCGGCCAAGCTCGACCGCCGGGTGGCGCTGCCGGGGGCCGGGCTGGCGGTGCTGAGCGCGGGCCTCGGGGCCTGGGCCGCCGCCGCGATCTCCACCGAGGTGCTGCGCCCGGCCGTGATGGTGGTGCTGCTCGGCGTGGCGGCGTTCGTGACGCTGCGGCCCTCGCTCGGCGCCCTTCCGCAGCCGCGGCTGCGGACCGGCCGGCGGGTCGTGACCGCCGTCGTGGTGGCCGGCGTGGTGATCGCCTTCTACGACGGGATCATGGGGCCGGGCACGGGAACGTTCCTCATCATCGCCTTCACCACCATCCTCGGGCTCGACTTCGTCTCCGCCTCGGCCTCCGCGAAGATCATCAACGTCGGGACGAACGTCGGCGCGCTGCTCGTCTTCGGCGCGCAGGGGCACGTGCAGTGGGCGCTCGGGCTCGGCATGGCGGTGTGCAACATCGCCGGCGCCCAGCTCGGCGCGCGGATGGCGATCAGACGCGGCGCGGCCTTCGTCCGGATCGTGCTGCTGTGCGTGGTGGTCGCGATGGTGGCGAGGCTGGGCTGGCAGCAGTTCGCCGGCTGACACCCCGGCCCGCCGTACTTTCCCCATGAACGCCGCGAAAGG is part of the Nonomuraea coxensis DSM 45129 genome and encodes:
- a CDS encoding M20 family metallopeptidase; protein product: MTTQNEAANEASDEEGVAVRLRDWIGGHREELLADLAAYVSLETPSNDKALLDAGLHWLDGWLEARIGPPAATFRMDGGAHGGAGGRGEPAVYGDARVNDYPGRGEAPVLLLAHYDTVWPAGTLAGWPFTVDGDLATGPGAFDMKAGLVQLVWALRALDAACLPRPPVRLLLNGDEEIGSPLSRPLIEESARSAAAVLVFEASADGMLKTARKGVGIFHLSITGVEAHAGLEPDKGASAIDELARAVRHLHDLADPDAGTTLNVGVVSGGTGSNVVAGAAHAEVDVRVASQAEAGRIGAALATLRPHDGRASFEVRGGWNRPVMERGPGTARLFALAREVAAEMGVELRECAVGGASDGNFAAALGVPVLDGLGAVGEGAHARHEYVSVAGMLERSALTAGLLHALAVR
- a CDS encoding TSUP family transporter yields the protein MPLEQVLVLLAAAAGAGWIDAVVGGGGLVQLPAIMITGLPPVEAMATNKLSSVFGTASAAVAYTRSAKLDRRVALPGAGLAVLSAGLGAWAAAAISTEVLRPAVMVVLLGVAAFVTLRPSLGALPQPRLRTGRRVVTAVVVAGVVIAFYDGIMGPGTGTFLIIAFTTILGLDFVSASASAKIINVGTNVGALLVFGAQGHVQWALGLGMAVCNIAGAQLGARMAIRRGAAFVRIVLLCVVVAMVARLGWQQFAG